One Engystomops pustulosus chromosome 7, aEngPut4.maternal, whole genome shotgun sequence DNA window includes the following coding sequences:
- the SF3B4 gene encoding splicing factor 3B subunit 4, giving the protein MAAGPISERNQDATVYVGGLDEKVSEPLLWELFLQAGPVVNTHMPKDRVTGQHQGYGFVEFLSEEDADYAIKIMNMIKLYGKPIRVNKASAHNKNLDVGANIFIGNLDPEIDEKLLYDTFSAFGVILQTPKIMRDPDTGNSKGYAFINFASFDASDAAIEAMNGQYLCNRPITVSYAFKKDSKGERHGSAAERLLAAQNPLSQADRPHQLFADAPPPPSVPAVITSMTNAVAAGMPAFPPVPPPGALPPGIPPSMPPPPMSPVTAASQAAAAAGHPQVPLPFQTGALHPGLQMQVPHHALGPAPGQLAARPPGMAHPGPPPMGMPPRGPPFGAMGHPAMPPGMRPPPLMPPQGFNGPPRPPPYGYQRGPPPPPRPALPRPPAPRPPAPMRLPMTQ; this is encoded by the exons ATGGCGGCGGGTCCGATTTCGGAGCGGAATCAGG ACGCCACGGTATATGTCGGAGGTCTGGATGAGAAGGTGAGCGAGCCGCTGCTATGGGAGCTCTTCTTACAAGCTGGACCCGTGGTGAACACACACATGCCCAAGGACCGGGTCACAGGACAGCACCAGG GTTACGGTTTTGTTGAGTTTCTCAGTGAAGAAGACGCGGACTATGCCATCAAAATTATGAACATGATCAAACTGTACGGGAAGCCGATCCGAGTGAACAAAGCCTCCGCGCACAACAAGAACCTGGACGTAGGCGCCAACATCTTCATCGGTAACCTGGACCCTGAGATCGATGAGAAGCTTCTCTACGACACCTTCAGCGCCTTTGGTGTCATCCTACAAACCCCCAAGATCATGCGGGATCCAGACACGGGAAACTCCAAAGGTTACGCCTTCATCAACTTTGCCAGTTTTGATGCTTCTGACGCCGCCATCGAGGCCATGAACGGACAGTATTTATGTAACCGGCCGATTACCGTCTCCTATGCCTTTAAGAAGGACTCTAAGGGTGAGCGGCACGGGTCCGCGGCGGAGAGGCTGCTGGCCGCACAGAACCCACTGTCACAGGCGGACAGGCCTCACCAGCTATTCGCGGacgctcctccacctccttctgtcCCCGCGGTCATCACCTCCATGACCAACGCCGTGGCTGCAG GTATGCCAGCATTTCCTCCAGTTCCTCCCCCCGGAGCGCTGCCCCCAGGAATCCCCCCTTCGATGCCTCCGCCACCAATGTCTCCGGTCACTGCAGCGAGTCAGGCTGCCGCAGCTGCTGGACACCCGCAGGTGCCGCTTCCCTTCCAGACTGGAGCTCTGCACCCTG GTTTACAGATGCAAGTTCCACATCACGCTCTGGGACCAGCACCCGGCCAGTTGGCAGCACGCCCACCTGGAATGGCCCACCCAGGCCCACCGCCAATGGGCATGCCACCAAGAGGGCCACCTTTTGGAGCAATGG GACACCCGGCAATGCCCCCTGGTATGCGACCACCACCTCTAATGCCACCGCAGGGGTTCAACGGACCACCCAGACCTCCCCCCTACGGGTATCAGAGAGGTCCACCACCGCCGCCTCGCCCTGCTCTCCCTCGCCCGCCAGCACCCCGCCCCCCTGCACCCATGAGGCTACCCATGACCCAGTAA